Proteins found in one Sardina pilchardus chromosome 11, fSarPil1.1, whole genome shotgun sequence genomic segment:
- the ankrd11 gene encoding ankyrin repeat domain-containing protein 11 encodes MPKGGGSKTPQLEDFPLGTDMVEKQGGKKDKDKVSSNKTPKADRSDGVKEMKDKAPKRKLPFTVGANGDQKDSDSEKQGPERKRVKKEPTNTRKPSLPFGMGKPGIRAGYPLSERQQVALLMQMTAEESVNSPDTTPKHQSQSSGGQKGTPNSASKTKDKVNKRNERGETRLHRAAIRGEARRIKELIKEGADVNVKDFAGWTALHEACNRGYYEVAKQLLAAGAEVNTKGGDDDTPLHDASNNGHFKVVKLLLRYGGDPCQSNRKGETPLKVANSPTMLNLLLGKGTYTSSEESSSESSEEEDAPSFAPSSSVDGNNTDSEFEKGLKLKGKGLDPPKSTTTTPIKDEYEFDEDDEEERVPPVDDKHLLKKDFRKEPVAKANSFISIPKMEVKTYSKTNSLTPKKPARRIMSDSNSSDEDDRTLCFTPTPTQRQTTPATNAKSRDSAALSSKQQQKEKSKVKKKRKKETKSNASKEVRFGKFCTSDSEIGDLESEDDKGSLQSSNCLKDSNALSLKESSVFSSLSASSSSSSHGSLSSQKLTQSLAEQHPKQWRTDGWKTVSSPPWSDVSSLSDSVRERLSSESDYSSADSSVESVKQVKKKVPDSKKKNNAHASAIDKKSSDFYKTSNTDGTVSKTDKDGKVLKKHKVKHKHKNKEKEKAPSLVLNQDMNEKFVKSYSFDFDDSRPKSLIVESESTSESKVKLSKHDKDHFKKEDRLPKGKSEDKEWAGKEVQRGNKEEKSKKTKESTKEKASKEERDKAIKSEKDRGIKDKEKPKDDKQKAHKDDKKKKSKDKSSKPDKKIELKEEKHFKSEKEKSSKEEKEKSKKDKVLKEEPIYDEYDIKNHFLEDTKLSASDDPHDRWQSDLSSDSLYGDGEDSWDTPVKEYKEYKSSNAVKLTVETVKEESRDRKKENKVKDKKSDYGDKRSEKDTVTKKKDKDSSEKVSEKKKDWTDKQKLNSSYSEKEKKRKESTEVVKDRKEKDSVDGSRDRKDSFEFSKERKDSKTKVESMRDEYSGESFFKDKSESETTGKSELRERNHSGKEKKGDGVEKKEKSKGDKHKDKPKDRSQDQEKEKTDRSSVEKVIKEKDTDRSSKEKKEGVKDKHKDSHNKDKDRKVSSDQSKDKKEKTVVEKHNDRDKEFLELKKEERKPEKKEKTWYKIEDIFTDESEDEEDNYNGGVAKLSDSLGLSDSHRKDSTPDVDELDHFQSEKHRKYSAEVKQHSTDKQKDKEHKEKKKDKTLFDAGKERKGSLEKHNKDKKDKESADTKHKDRKDRISVDSNQDKKNKQKLVDKREVSEEKGKSKYKDKQDHLKDRKPSKGSGENEKSLLEKLEEEAMNDYKDDSNDKNSEISSDSFTDRGHEPVPSSLYDSSTISSLDITEERRDSLSITNPQDKFREKERHRHSSSSSSKKSHEKEKDKIKKEKGEKRDKPEEIREVYGRRESLPYEKEPMPLEADPYTFPYGVKTEGEDDFDKTLEFEKEMSKKADKDKASSIISTDKMKDKKKKEKHKEKVKEEKHKYSDAFGSFRHSKEDLKSGLKESPQVTSVKEKSKEDSPKYDPKSKERHRDILDKDNKVDFTKTKVKEENDKLTPTSKESTRKDNRPREKLLVDGDLRMTSFGKMLSLKDQEVEERHKKHKERMKQMEKLRHRSGDPKLKDRSKPSEELKKNRNDLSSKKSSSLESALKEKKLKDVGLPAQMMSPDRKSQPLDGQNSKDWLAGHQMNENLPASPRPDQNRPTGVPTPTSVISCPSYEEVMQTPRTPSCSTEDYPEIVFEDPSVNACSPSFFDRYSNSSHNYQETTCLTPAKNLQLPLVSRSASCDVRRPLEEEFKAEADKFPRSQSASGASEYESSASYPPEDRLVCPSPPYFSPTIEMLSPKPESSQHLPDEPTSNAVTDSELPTENIFSNFLPKPSTPVHRPDPQEPCLDIVAPPTPAPAALPSMDIDDLSEPPHSEPRLLPSDPVSGSDYLPSVAEDPEEEEDDEEDIEEDIEEEDVDDDVEDVAEAEHSADKAIGPVEDRPFSPVIENTLKKSWSESPDRRDVEILALTPTHQPVSITENPCDQALSWNPVVGLKSHQSSYAEVEAAVSKISSPFHHSDADLPHIPVHPSVTPPYSAYPTGSYCSPHVVEPEYEAPKEEVHDLPSPKTPLPEPMEPETNYMASSSTTHIESFFPDCKPNMEEDQLQPEPSCVTHESRQDSLVYSAEDNIAPAVSREPVVPWADPFSTTVDELDDLGPFSLPDLPFQEKGMAEPGITDPVPVEHPNSGNLIKPERAMEIREEEPEHMEVDLPVLPKAPCSPDLAPPEAPQESVLTPHESEYRPEIELEPERMQEDDLKEPAHEEPATLTERTVSDGAMLFPAALTENDQDYGQKEPSTEMSLSATVSTLELKPEQRSVTPTLIVSASSSPHHSTLVTAAVTTSCTVQVTEVADSSSKLTVSVTATSEVSKKVDEFAPRMTRTRAHLLAIQSKQQNTTVSPVTVTASSATSSVTTTATLTTQTTASSLPAEKEKEPISSSTPPSTTPAAPPVNKTKGRPVEDEDSQVQHPRKRKFPKSGQQPVQVQLVNTAMQQTREMIQQTLAVIVNAIKLDDIEPYHSDRSNPYFEYLQIRKKIEEKRKILCYITPQAPQCYAEYVTYTGSYLLDGKPLSKLHIPVIAPPPSLTEPLKDLFRQQEAVRGKLRLQHSIEREKLIVSCEQEVLRVHCRAARTIANQAVPFSACTMLLDSEVYNMPSESQGDENKSVRDRFNARQFISWIQDVDDKYDRMKTCLLMRQQHEAAALNAVQRMEWQLKVQELDPAGHKSLCVNEVPSFYVPMVDVNDDFVLLPA; translated from the exons ACACCACACCAAAGCACCAGTCGCAGTCCAGTGGGGGCCAGAAGGGAACGCCAAACTCTGCCTCAAAAACCAAAGACAAAGTAAACAAGAGGAACGAGCGGGGGGAGACGCGGCTGCACCGGGCCGCCATTCGCGGGGAGGCGCGCCGCATCAAGGAGCTCATCAAAGAGGGAGCTGACGTGAATGTAAAAGACTTTGCAG GCTGGACTGCATTGCATGAAGCGTGCAACAGGGGCTACTATGAAGTGGCCAAACAGCTGCTGGCAGCGGGTGCCGAGGTCAACACCAAGGGTGGGGATGACGACACCCCTCTGCATGATGCATCCAACAATGGGCACTTCAAG GTGGTGAAGTTGTTGTTGCGATATGGAGGTGACCCTTGTCAAAGCAACAGAAAAGGTGAAACGCCGTTGAAGGTGGCAAACTCTCCAACCATGCTCAATCTGTTGCTGGGAAAAGGCACTTACACCTCCAGCGAAGAAAGCTCTTCTG AATCCTCGGAGGAAGAGGACGCTCCTTCGTTTGCCCCATCCAGCTCTGTTGACGGCAATAACACAGACTCAGAGTTTGAGAAGGGCCTGAAGTTGAAAGGGAAGGGCCTTGATCCTCCCAAgtcaaccaccaccacacccatcAAGGATGAATACGAGtttgatgaggatgatgaggaggagcgCGTCCCGCCTGTCGACGACAAACACCTACTCAAGAAGGACTTCCGCAAGGAGCCTGTCGCCAAGGCCAACAGCTTCATCTCAATACCCAAGATGGAGGTCAAAACCTATTCCAAAACCAACTCGCTAACACCAAAGAAGCCTGCGCGTCGCATCATGTCGGACAGCAACAGCTCAGACGAGGACGACCGCACTTTGTGTTTCACCCCCACACCGACGCAGCGGCAGACAACGCCGGCCACCAATGCCAAAAGCCGGGACTCCGCTGCGCTCAGCTCCAAGCAACAGCAGAAGGAAAAGAGTAAAgtcaaaaagaagagaaagaaggagaccAAGAGCAATGCCAGCAAGGAGGTGCGGTTTGGCAAGTTCTGTACCTCAGATTCAGAGATCGGAGATTTGGAGAGCGAGGACGACAAGGGCTCATTGCAGAGCTCGAACTGTTTAAAGGACTCTAATGCCCTGAGCCTTAAAGAGTCGTCCGTTTTCAGCTCgctctccgcctcctcctcttcgtcctcaCACGGGAGTTTAAGTTCGCAGAAGCTGACACAGTCTCTGGCTGAGCAGCATCCGAAGCAGTGGCGGACAGATGGCTGGAAGACAGTGTCCTCTCCACCATGGTCTGATGTCAGCTCACTCTCAGATTCAGTCAGAGAGAGGCTTTCCAGCGAGTCAGATTACTCCTCCGCAGACTCAAGTGTGGAGTCTGTAAAACAGGTGAAAAAGAAAGTCCCTGacagtaaaaagaaaaacaatgcaCACGCCAGTGCGATAGACAAGAAGAGCTCAGACTTTTATAAGACCTCCAACACAGATGGAACGGTCTCAAAAACAGACAAAGATGGCAAAGTGTTGAAGAAGCATAAggtgaaacacaaacataaaaacaaggagaaggagaaagctCCCAGTCTTGTACTGAATCAAGACATGAACGAAAAGTTTGTCAAGAGTTATTCCTTTGACTTTGATGATTCTCGGCCTAAGTCACTCATTGTTGAGTCAGAGTCTACATCTGAAAGTAAGGTGAAGCTTTCTAAACATGATAAAGATCACTTTAAGAAAGAGGATAGGTTGCCTAAGGGTAAATCTGAAGACAAAGAATGGGCTGGAAAGGAGGTACAGAGGGGCAATAAAGAGGAGAAATCTAAGAAGACAAAGGAGTCCACCAAGGAGAAGGCCAGCAAAGAGGAGCGGGACAAAGCGATAAAATCTGAAAAGGACAGAGGCATCAAGGATAAAGAAAAGCCCAAGGACGACAAGCAGAAAGCTCACAAAGATGACAAAAAGAAGAAGTCCAAGGACAAGTCCTCTAAACCTGACAAAAAGATTGAACTTAAAGAGGAGAAACATTTTAAatcagagaaggagaaaagttccaaggaagagaaggagaagtcaAAGAAAGACAAAGTGCTGAAGGAGGAGCCGATCTACGATGAGTATGACATCAAAAATCATTTTTTAGAGGACACAAAACTCAGCGCCTCAGACGATCCCCATGACCGATGGCAGTCAGACCTTTCCTCAGATTCACTTTATGGGGACGGAGAAGACAGCTGGGACACTCCAGTCAAGGAATACAAAGAATATAAGTCAAGCAACGCTGTCAAACTGACTGTGGAGACGGTAAAAGAAGAGAGCCGAGACCGAAAGAAGGAGAACAAAGTTAAGGACAAAAAGTCAGATTACGGGGACAAACGCTCAGAGAAAGACACCGTGACCAAGAAAAAAGATAAAGATTCTTCTGAAAAAGTCAGTGAAAAGAAAAAGGACTGGACAGATAAACAGAAACTAAACTCCAGCTactcagaaaaagaaaagaagcggAAGGAGTCCACAGAGGTTGTCAAAGATAGGAAAGAAAAGGATTCAGTCGATGGCAGTAGAGACAGAAAAGACTCCTTTGAGTTTTctaaagagagaaaagactcCAAAACTAAAGTGGAATCTATGAGAGATGAGTATAGCGGGGAGTCCTTCTTCAAAGACAAATCTGAGAGTGAAACCACTGGCAAATCCGAACTCAGGGAGAGAAACCACTCTGGCAAGGAGAAGAAAGGGGATGGagtggagaagaaagaaaaatctAAAGGAGATAAACACAAGGACAAGCCAAAAGACAGAAGCCAAGaccaggagaaggagaagaccGATAGAAGCTCTGTGGAAAAAGTCATCAAGGAGAAAGACACTGACAGAAGCTCTaaggagaagaaggaaggagtgaaagacaaacacaaagactCCCATAATAAAGACAAAGACCGCAAAGTGTCATCTGATCAGAGCAAAGACAAGAAGGAAAAGACTGTGGTGGAAAAACATAATGACAGGGACAAAGAGTTTCTGGAGCTTAAAAAGGAAGAGCGTAAAcctgagaagaaagagaagacgtGGTACAAAATCGAAGACATCTTCACAGACGAGAGCGAAGATGAGGAGGATAACTATAACGGCGGCGTGGCAAAATTAAGTGACTCTCTTGGTCTGTCAGATTCCCACCGAAAAGACTCAACACCTGATGTGGACGAATTAGACCATTTCCAGTCAGAGAAACATAGGAAATATTCTGCAGAAGTGAAGCAGCActccacagacaaacagaaagacaaggagcataaagaaaagaagaaagataaGACCTTGTTTGATGctggaaaagaaaggaaaggctCTTTggaaaaacacaataaggataAAAAGGACAAGGAGTCAGCAGACACGAAACACAAAGATCGCAAAGACAGAATATCAGTGGACTCAAATCAGGACAAGAAAAATAAGCAAAAACTTGTGGACAAGAGAGAAGTCAGTGAAGAGAAGGGCAAGAGCAAATACAAAGACAAGCAAGATCACCTGAAAGACAGAAAACCGTCCAAAGGGAGTGGTGAAAATGAAAAATCATTGCTGGAAAAGCTTGAGGAGGAGGCCATGAATGATTATAAAGATGACTCAAATGATAAGAACAGCGAGATCTCATCTGACAGTTTCACAGATAGAGGCCATGAGCCAGTGCCAAGCAGTTTGTATGACTCTTCCACCATTAGCTCTCTTGACATcacagaggaaagaagagacTCCCTGTCCATTACCAATCCTCAGGACAAAttcagggaaaaagagagacatcgacactcatcctcctcttcatccaaGAAGAGTCATGAAAAGGAGAAGGACAAAATCAAgaaggaaaaaggagagaagagagacaagcCTGAGGAAATCAGAGAGGTCTATGGTCGCAGGGAAAGCTTACCTTATGAGAAAGAACCTATGCCACTCGAGGCTGATCCTTATACCTTCCCATATGGGgtgaagacagagggagaggatgattttgataaaactcTGGAATTTGAAAAGGAGATGTCCAAAAAGGCTGACAAGGACAAGGCAAGCAGTATCATCAGCACTGacaaaatgaaagacaaaaagaaaaaggagaaacatAAAGAGaaggtgaaggaggagaagcATAAATACTCTGATGCATTTGGATCATTTAGGCACTCCAAGGAAGATTTGAAATCTGGACTAAAGGAGAGTCCTCAAGTGACTAGTGTAAAGGAAAAGTCTAAAGAAGACAGTCCAAAATATGATCCCAAAAGCAAAGAACGACATAGGGACATCCTGGACAAAGATAACAAAGTGGACTTTACCAAGACAAAGGTCAAAGAAGAGAATGACAAACTCACTCCCACATCCAAAGAATCTACTCGAAAAGACAACCGTCCACGTGAGAAACTGCTAGTGGATGGCGATCTTAGGATGACGAGCTTTGGTAAAATGCTCAGTTTAAAAGACCAAGAGGTGGAAGAACGTCATAAGAAACACAAAGAGAGGATGAAACAGATGGAAAAGTTGAGACATAGGTCAGGTGATCCTAAACTCAAGGACAGAAGCAAGCCAAGTGAAGAGCTGAAGAAGAATCGTAATGACCTGTCCTCTAAAAAATCAAGCTCTCTGGAATCTGCGTTGAAAGAGAAGAAACTCAAAGATGTTGGTCTTCCAGCTCAAATGATGTCACCTGACAGAAAGTCCCAGCCATTGGACGGTCAAAATTCAAAGgactggctagctggccatcaGATGAACGAAAACCTTCCTGCCTCCCCCAGGCCTGATCAGAACAGACCAACAGGAGTTCCCACTCCCACGTCAGTGATCTCTTGTCCCAGTTATGAGGAAGTCATGCAGACTCCACGCACACCATCCTGCAGTACAGAGGATTACCCTGAAATTGTGTTTGAAGACCCCTCTGTGAATGCCTGTTCTCCATCATTCTTTGACAGATATTCTAATTCATCTCACAACTACCAAGAGACCACTTGCCTCACACCAGCTAAAAATCTCCAGCTTCCACTGGTCAGTCGATCTGCATCCTGTGATGTTAGAAGACCTCTGGAAGAGGAGTTCAAGGCAGAGGCTGATAAATTCCCTCGATCGCAGAGTGCCTCTGGAGCTTCTGAATATGAGTCCTCTGCCTCCTATCCTCCTGAAGACAGACTTGTCTGTCCATCTCCTCCTTACTTCTCCCCTACCATCGAAATGCTTTCACCGAAGCCCGAATCTTCCCAACACCTGCCAGATGAACCTACATCAAATGCGGTTACTGACAGTGAGCTCCCCACAGAAAACATTTTCAGCAACTTCCTGCCAAAGCCTTCAACTCCAGTCCACAGACCCGATCCCCAAGAGCCATGCCTGGACATTGTTGCTCCACCAACCCCTGCTCCTGCCGCTCTGCCTTCCATGGACATCGATGATCTCTCAGAGCCTCCTCATAGTGAGCCCAGACTGTTGCCATCAGACCCCGTCAGTGGGAGTGATTACTTGCCCTCAGTCGCTGAAGATccagag gaggaggaagacgatgaGGAAGACATTGAGGAAGAcattgaggaggaggatgttgatgatgatgtggaGGATGTTGCAGAGGCTGAGCATTCAGCAGACAAAGCCATTGGACCAGTGGAGGACAGACCGTTCTCTCCAGTAATTGAAAATACCCTGAAAAAGAGCTGGTCTGAGTCTCCAGACAGAAGGGACGTAGAGATACTCGCTTTAACACCGACACATCAGCCTGTCAGCATCACAGAGAACCCTTGTGACCAAGCCTTGAGCTGGAATCCAGTGGTTGGCTTGAAGTCACACCAGTCATCTTATGCTGAAGTAGAAGCAGCAGTTTCAAAGATTAGCAGCCCATTCCACCACTCGGATGCTGATCTACCGCACATTCCTGTCCATCCATCAGTGACACCACCGTATTCTGCTTATCCAACTGGGTCTTACTGTTCACCACACGTTGTCGAGCCTGAGTATGAAGCTCCTAAAGAGGAAGTGCATGACCTTCCATCACCCAAAACACCTTTACCAGAGCCTATGGAGCCTGAGACTAACTATATGGCGTCATCCTCTACGACACACATCGAGTCTTTCTTCCCAGATTGCAAACCCAACATGGAGGAGGATCAGCTTCAACCAGAGCCTTCGTGTGTGACACATGAGAGTAGACAGGACTCTCTTGTCTACTCCGCTGAGGATAATATAGCCCCTGCCGTTAGCCGGGAGCCTGTGGTGCCTTGGGCCGACCCATTCTCTACTACTGTAGATGAGCTAGATGACTTGGGACCATTCTCTCTCCCAGATCTTCCATTCCAAGAAAAAGGTATGGCAGAGCCTGGAATAACAGATCCTGTGCCAGTGGAACATCCCAATTCCGGAAATCTGATAAAGCCGGAGAGAGCCATGGAAATCAGAGAGGAAGAGCCTGAGCATATGGAAGTGGACTTGCCTGTGCTTCCTAAAGCACCATGTTCACCTGATTTGGCACCACCAGAAGCTCCTCAGGAATCTGTGTTGACACCACATGAGAGCGAATACAGACCTGAGATAGAACTTGAGCCTGAGCGCATGCAGGAAGATGATCTGAAAGAGCCAGCCCATGAAGAACCTGCCACTTTGACTGAGAGGACTGTCAGTGATGGGGCAATGTTGTTTCCTGCAGCACTCACCGAAAATGACCAGGATTATGGACAAAAAGAACCATCCACTgaaatgtctctctctgctacAGTGTCTACTCTGGAGTTGAAGCCTGAGCAGAGAAGTGTCACGCCGACTTTGATTGTAAGTGCATCTAGTAGTCCTCACCACTCGACATTGGTCACAGCTGCTGTGACCACCTCTTGTACAGTACAGGTGACGGAAGTTGCTGACTCTTCCTCTAAACTGACGGTGTCGGTGACTGCAACTTCTGAGGTGTCTAAGAAGGTGGATGAGTTTGCCCCGAGAATGACCCGCACCCGGGCCCATTTACTTGCCATCCAGAGCAAGCAGCAGAACACGACAGTCAGCCCTGTTACCGTGACAGCCTCGTCTGCCACCTCATCGGTCACCACCACAGCCACGCTCACAACCCAGACCACAGCCTCCTCCTTACccgcagagaaagagaaggagcccATCAGCAGCTCAACGCCACCGAGCACCACCCCAGCCGCTCCTCCTGTCAACAAAACCAAGGGGCGGCCAGTGGAGGACGAGGACTCCCAGGTGCAGCACCCACGCAAGAGGAAGTTCCCGAAATCAGGCCAGCAGCCTGTGCAAGTCCAGCTGGTGAACACGGCCATGCAGCAGACACGAGAGATGATCCAGCAGACGTTGGCAGTCATCGTGAACGCCATCAAGCTGGATGACATTGAGCCCTACCACAGCGACCGCTCCAACCCGTACTTCGAGTACCTGCAGATCCGCAAGAAGATCGAGGAGAAGCGAAAGATCCTGTGCTACATCACACCCCAGGCCCCTCAGTGCTATGCCGAGTACGTGACTTACACCGGCTCCTACCTGCTAGATGGCAAGCCTCTGAGCAAACTTCATATCCCTGTG aTCGCTCCGCCCCCATCTCTGACAGAGCCCCTCAAGGATCTCttcagacagcaggaggctgtGAGAGGGAAGCTGAGACTGCAGCACAGCATTGAGCGG GAGAAGCTGATTGTCTCCTGTGAACAGGAAGTCCTGAGAGTTCACTGCAGAGCAGCCAGAACGATAGCCAATCAGGCCGTTCCGTTCAGTGCTTGCACCATGCTGCTGGACTCTGAGGTGTACAACATGCCATCTGAAAGCCAG GGGGATGAAAACAAGTCGGTGAGAGATCGCTTCAATGCTCGCCAGTTCATTTCCTGGATTCAAGATGTAGACGACAAGTATGATCGCATGAAG ACGTGTCTGCTGATGCGCCAGCAGCACGAGGCCGCCGCCCTCAATGCCGTGCAGCGAATGGAGTGGCAACTCAAGGTGCAGGAGCTGGACCCTGCCGGGCACAAGTCCCTGTGCGTCAACGAGGTCCCCTCTTTCTACGTGCCAATGGTGGACGTCAACGACGACTTTGTGCTGCTGCCGGCATGA